The following coding sequences lie in one Rutidosis leptorrhynchoides isolate AG116_Rl617_1_P2 chromosome 4, CSIRO_AGI_Rlap_v1, whole genome shotgun sequence genomic window:
- the LOC139843357 gene encoding poly(ADP-ribose) glycohydrolase 1-like isoform X1 yields MENREDLNSILEFLPVVLRSSTLFWPSQVVEALKALSRGPQHSKVDSGQVLFLAISDLRQSLNLSDDALAFSTADGFSLFFDDLISRAEANKWFGEILPALSDLLLRLPSMLEAHYKSSDSIGCVGHRDGLKTSLRLLKSQEAGMVLLSQELISALLACSFFCLFPTGSRGANHLQVINFNHLFASLHDNYTEQQENKIKCIIHYFERICSSMPAGNVSFERKVLAVDHTLEYIPCPVAESWSKSAVSLCMFEICSSGLIEDHSKEALEVDFANMYFGGGALSRGCVQEEIRFMINPELIAGMLFLPCMADNEAIEVFGAERFSNYTGYASSFRFCGDFRDKKEIDILGRRKTRIVAIDALVNPGRRQYGHEFLLREVNKAFCGFSDPCKSERYKILFKVDNLSEAQLGQDHKRLDSKSDIVLSIGTQEDEVGIATGNWGCGAFGGDPELKAIIQWLAASQALRPFMVYYTFGLDKLQTLDQVTSWISSHKWSVGDLWNMVVEYSSQRSKRETRVGFFKWLLPLLSSSDDPMLLDF; encoded by the exons ATGGAGAACCGAGAAGATCTGAATTCCATACTAGAGTTTTTACCGGTGGTTCTCCGATCATCAACACTATTCTGGCCATCACAAGTTGTTGAAGCACTCAAAGCACTTTCCAGAGGTCCCCAACACAGCAAAGTTGACTCCGGCCAAGTCCTCTTCCTCGCAATTTCCGACCTCCGTCAATCGCTTAATCTTTCCGACGATGCCCTAGCCTTTTCCACCGCTGACGGTTTCTCTCTATTCTTCGATGAC CTGATATCACGTGCTGAAGCTAATAAGTGGTTTGGAGAGATACTTCCAGCCTTGTCAGATTTGTTGTTGCGGCTTCCGTCAATGCTAGAAGCTCATTATAAGAGTTCAGACTCCATTGGTTGTGTGGGTCATAGGGATGGACTTAAAACTAGTCTTCGCTTGTTGAAGTCACAAGAGGCTGGCATGGTTTTACTCAGTCAG GAACTGATCAGTGCTCTTCTTGCATGCTCTTTTTTTTGTCTGTTTCCAACTGGTAGTAGAGGCGCCAACCATCTGCAAGTGATCAACTTTAATCATTTATTCGC GAGTCTACATGACAACTACACTGAGCAACAGGAGAACAAGATAAAATGCATCATTCATTATTTTGAGAGAATTTGCTCAAGTATGCCAGCTGGCAATGTTTCATTTGAGAGGAAAGTACTTGCAGTCGATCATACTCTTGAGTACATTCCCTGCCCTGTTGCTGAATCATGGAGTAAATCTGCGGTGTCCCTATGTATGTTTGAG ATTTGCAGTTCGGGATTAATAGAAGATCATTCTAAGGAAGCTCTTGAAGTAGATTTTGCAAACATGTACTTTGGTGGTGGTGCTCTATCTAGAGGCTGTGTTCAG GAAGAGATTCGTTTTATGATCAACCCAGAATTAATAGCCGGAATGCTTTTCTTGCCTTGTATGGCAGATAATGAGGCTATAGAAGTTTTTGGCGCTGAAAGATTCTCTAATTATACAGG TTATGCTTCTTCTTTCCGGTTTTGTGGTGACTTCCGGGATAAGAAAGAAATTGATATACTGGGAAGACGTAAAACCAGAATAGTTGCAATCGATGCTTTAGTCAATCCCGGAAGAAGACAATATGGACATGAATTTCTTTTGAG GGAGGTCAACAAGGCATTTTGTGGCTTTTCTGATCCCTGCAAGTCTGAACGGTATAAGATTTTATTCAAAGTTGATAACCTTTCAGAAGCTCAACTGGGTCAAGATCATAAAAGGCTGGATAGCAAATCAGATATTGTTTTG TCCATAGGTACTCAAGAAGATGAAGTAGGGATTGCTACTGGGAATTGGGGTTGTGGAGCATTCGGGGGAGACCCTGAACTTAAGGCAATAATACAATGGCTTGCTGCTTCTCAG GCATTAAGGCCTTTTATGGTATACTATACATTTGGCTTGGATAAACTACAGACGCTCGACCAG GTAACAAGTTGGATTAGTTCCCATAAATGGAGTGTCGGCGATCTTTGGAATATGGTTGTGGAATACTCGTCGCAAAGATCAAAAAGAGAAACTCGAGTTGGCTTCTTTAAATGGCTTCTTCCATTACTGTCTTCTTCTGATGACCCCATGTTATTGGATTTTTAA
- the LOC139843357 gene encoding poly(ADP-ribose) glycohydrolase 1-like isoform X2, giving the protein MENREDLNSILEFLPVVLRSSTLFWPSQVVEALKALSRGPQHSKVDSGQVLFLAISDLRQSLNLSDDALAFSTADGFSLFFDDLISRAEANKWFGEILPALSDLLLRLPSMLEAHYKSSDSIGCVGHRDGLKTSLRLLKSQEAGMVLLSQELISALLACSFFCLFPTGSRGANHLQVINFNHLFASLHDNYTEQQENKIKCIIHYFERICSSMPAGNVSFERKVLAVDHTLEYIPCPVAESWSKSAVSLCMFEICSSGLIEDHSKEALEVDFANMYFGGGALSRGCVQEEIRFMINPELIAGMLFLPCMADNEAIEVFGAERFSNYTGYASSFRFCGDFRDKKEIDILGRRKTRIVAIDALVNPGRRQYGHEFLLREVNKAFCGFSDPCKSERYKILFKVDNLSEAQLGQDHKRLDSKSDIVLSIGTQEDEVGIATGNWGCGAFGGDPELKAIIQWLAASQGCRNQKTSASSRLKVRAKYSETRDYLENC; this is encoded by the exons ATGGAGAACCGAGAAGATCTGAATTCCATACTAGAGTTTTTACCGGTGGTTCTCCGATCATCAACACTATTCTGGCCATCACAAGTTGTTGAAGCACTCAAAGCACTTTCCAGAGGTCCCCAACACAGCAAAGTTGACTCCGGCCAAGTCCTCTTCCTCGCAATTTCCGACCTCCGTCAATCGCTTAATCTTTCCGACGATGCCCTAGCCTTTTCCACCGCTGACGGTTTCTCTCTATTCTTCGATGAC CTGATATCACGTGCTGAAGCTAATAAGTGGTTTGGAGAGATACTTCCAGCCTTGTCAGATTTGTTGTTGCGGCTTCCGTCAATGCTAGAAGCTCATTATAAGAGTTCAGACTCCATTGGTTGTGTGGGTCATAGGGATGGACTTAAAACTAGTCTTCGCTTGTTGAAGTCACAAGAGGCTGGCATGGTTTTACTCAGTCAG GAACTGATCAGTGCTCTTCTTGCATGCTCTTTTTTTTGTCTGTTTCCAACTGGTAGTAGAGGCGCCAACCATCTGCAAGTGATCAACTTTAATCATTTATTCGC GAGTCTACATGACAACTACACTGAGCAACAGGAGAACAAGATAAAATGCATCATTCATTATTTTGAGAGAATTTGCTCAAGTATGCCAGCTGGCAATGTTTCATTTGAGAGGAAAGTACTTGCAGTCGATCATACTCTTGAGTACATTCCCTGCCCTGTTGCTGAATCATGGAGTAAATCTGCGGTGTCCCTATGTATGTTTGAG ATTTGCAGTTCGGGATTAATAGAAGATCATTCTAAGGAAGCTCTTGAAGTAGATTTTGCAAACATGTACTTTGGTGGTGGTGCTCTATCTAGAGGCTGTGTTCAG GAAGAGATTCGTTTTATGATCAACCCAGAATTAATAGCCGGAATGCTTTTCTTGCCTTGTATGGCAGATAATGAGGCTATAGAAGTTTTTGGCGCTGAAAGATTCTCTAATTATACAGG TTATGCTTCTTCTTTCCGGTTTTGTGGTGACTTCCGGGATAAGAAAGAAATTGATATACTGGGAAGACGTAAAACCAGAATAGTTGCAATCGATGCTTTAGTCAATCCCGGAAGAAGACAATATGGACATGAATTTCTTTTGAG GGAGGTCAACAAGGCATTTTGTGGCTTTTCTGATCCCTGCAAGTCTGAACGGTATAAGATTTTATTCAAAGTTGATAACCTTTCAGAAGCTCAACTGGGTCAAGATCATAAAAGGCTGGATAGCAAATCAGATATTGTTTTG TCCATAGGTACTCAAGAAGATGAAGTAGGGATTGCTACTGGGAATTGGGGTTGTGGAGCATTCGGGGGAGACCCTGAACTTAAGGCAATAATACAATGGCTTGCTGCTTCTCAG GGTTGTAGAAATCAGAAAACCTCAGCAAGTTCTCGGTTAAAAGTTCGGGCCAAGTACTCGGAAACTCGGGATTACTTGGAAAATTGTTGA